A region of the Spirochaetota bacterium genome:
TTCGCGCGCCTCGATCTTACCGGCGACCGCATCTATTCGCTCTCGTCGTCGAGCAAGAAGGTCGTTCGCGAGCTACATGAGCCGAAGACGGTAAAGGTGTTCTTTACGCGCGATCTTCCGGCGCCGTACAGCACGTACTATAAGTATCTCGAGGACATCCTTCGCGAATACCGTTCAAGCGGATGGAAATTCCGCTATGAATTCGTCGACCTCAAGCGCAAGCCCACCGCGCCGGACGAGTACGGCATACAGCCCGTGCAGCTGCAGGTGTATGAGAAGGACCAGGTCCAGTTCAAGCGTGCGCATATCGGCATGGTGTTCATTCACGGCGATGTCATCGAGCGCATACCGCAGATAACCTCGACGGAAGGTCTTGAATACAAGATAACATCGATAATCCGCAAGATGAACAATAAGGTCGACAAACTCGCCAATCTCAAGGGCAATGTCGAGATCGTACTGTTCGCCTCGTCGAATATTCCGCTCCCCGATATCCAGTCCGTCGAAGGGAAGGTGAAGGAGAAATTCGATTCGCTCAATAAGAAATATCTCGGCAAGCTCAAGTACTCGTCGGTCGACACCGCGAGGAACCCGGAGTCCGAGAAGGTCGCGCGCGAGTACGGCATGCGTGCGGTATCGTGGCCGGCGATGCGCGGCACGCCCGCGGGCTCGGGCTACATCGGCGTCGTCGTGGTGTTCGGCGATAAGCGCGAGGGGCTTAATCTCCTCGGGCAGAATATGTTCGGACAGTACTACATCGACGGTATTGAGACGATCGACGCGACGCTTTCGGGTGTCATCGATAATCTCATCGGCCTCAACAGGAAGATCGGCTACATCACCGGCTACGGTGAACCCAACCGCTTCGGCGGTTACGGCGGCATGATGGGCGGCCGCGGCGGCGACGAACAGAACACCATATCGCATCTTGCGGGCTTCATCGATGCCGAGTATCAGTTCGAATCGATAGCGGTCAAGGATAAGAAGATATCTTCCGATGTGAGCGCGCTCCTCGTCATCGGACCCAAGCAGCGGCTCGATGAGTATGCGCTTTTCCAGATAGACCAGTTCATCATGAGCGGCAAGCCCGTTGCGTTCCTCCTGAGCGGGCTCGATTTCCCGCAGCCCCCGCCGGAGCTCGCGATGTATCAGCAGCAGCCCCCGCAGGGAAGCGCGGTGAACACCGGGCTTGAATATCTCCTCGCGGCGTACGGTGTGAAGCTCAACAACAATGTCGTGTTCGACGAGAACTGCTACAAACAGCAGACCCCGCGCGAGTACGGCGGCGGAGAGCGGGCGATCTATTTCGCGCCTATTATCGAACAGGAGAACATCTCACAAAAGCATCCTGTCACCCAGAAGATCAAGGGCATGGTGGCGCTGCAGGCCTCATCGATAGAGCCTATCGACAGTGTGATCAAGGCGAACAAGCTTTCGTACCTGGAGCTCATCAAGACATCGAAACGTTCATGGCAGCAGGGCGAGGGCGCCATGCTCCAGTACGCCATGCCCCCGCAGGGCACGAATGATTTCAGAAAGCATACGATATCGGCCGTTGTCGAAGGCGCGGTAAAGAGCTATTTCGACGGCAAGCCCATTCCCCGCGGTGCGACGAACGCGTCCACAGCGGGCATAGGACTTGCGGCGTCCAGTGACGCAGGCTTCATCCCCGCGGCGAAGAAGGCGCGCATTTTCATCCTTGCGGGCAGCGAGATGGCGAAGAATTCGATCATCGATCAGGAGGGGAAATACCCCAACTCGATATTCGTGAAGAACCTCATCGACTGGCTTGCGGCCGACCAGGACCTTATCCCCATACGCAAGAAGGGGCTGTCCTATAATCCGATGAAGAAGGTGCCGGATTTCGTGAAGACGCTCATCAAGTTCATCAATGTCGGCGGGGTGCCGCTCATCGTCATCGTCCTCGGCATTTTCCTCTGGCGGCTTGATAACGCACGGCGCGATCGGATACGCGCACAGTTCA
Encoded here:
- a CDS encoding Gldg family protein, with product MKLKFLSDLQKNNRLDNLTLFLIVAGIIVFLNLVCTRVFARLDLTGDRIYSLSSSSKKVVRELHEPKTVKVFFTRDLPAPYSTYYKYLEDILREYRSSGWKFRYEFVDLKRKPTAPDEYGIQPVQLQVYEKDQVQFKRAHIGMVFIHGDVIERIPQITSTEGLEYKITSIIRKMNNKVDKLANLKGNVEIVLFASSNIPLPDIQSVEGKVKEKFDSLNKKYLGKLKYSSVDTARNPESEKVAREYGMRAVSWPAMRGTPAGSGYIGVVVVFGDKREGLNLLGQNMFGQYYIDGIETIDATLSGVIDNLIGLNRKIGYITGYGEPNRFGGYGGMMGGRGGDEQNTISHLAGFIDAEYQFESIAVKDKKISSDVSALLVIGPKQRLDEYALFQIDQFIMSGKPVAFLLSGLDFPQPPPELAMYQQQPPQGSAVNTGLEYLLAAYGVKLNNNVVFDENCYKQQTPREYGGGERAIYFAPIIEQENISQKHPVTQKIKGMVALQASSIEPIDSVIKANKLSYLELIKTSKRSWQQGEGAMLQYAMPPQGTNDFRKHTISAVVEGAVKSYFDGKPIPRGATNASTAGIGLAASSDAGFIPAAKKARIFILAGSEMAKNSIIDQEGKYPNSIFVKNLIDWLAADQDLIPIRKKGLSYNPMKKVPDFVKTLIKFINVGGVPLIVIVLGIFLWRLDNARRDRIRAQFK